In Strix uralensis isolate ZFMK-TIS-50842 chromosome 7, bStrUra1, whole genome shotgun sequence, the following proteins share a genomic window:
- the SH3PXD2A gene encoding SH3 and PX domain-containing protein 2A isoform X4 codes for MDYGSSKRKSGADANSEPMILEQYVVVSNYEKQENSEISLQAGEVVDVIEKNESGWWFVSTAEEQGWVPATYLESQNGTRDDSDINTSKLGEVSKRRKAHLRRLDRRWTLGGIVNRQQSREEKYVTIQPYASQGKDEIGFEKGVTVEVIQKNLEGWWYIRYLGKEGWAPASYLKKAKDDLPSRKKNLTGPVEIIGNIMEISNLLNKKSSTDKETQAENETPETHITKKEISLPILCNDSNGNAMMTPDKQASKLAQGSPAIARIAPQRAQISSPNLRTRPPPRRESSLGFQLPKPPEPPSVEVEYYTIAEFQSCISDGISFRGGQKAEVIEKNSGGWWYVQIGEKEGWAPASYIDKRKKPNLNRRTSTLTRPKVPPPAPPSKPKDSEEGTTAGTVSSGDTQDSPHKLKYEEPEYDVPAFGFDSECEVSESHREEGIPEKRLFQPLKPSPVSSLQKAKFKVGESSEDVAHEEETIYENEGFRRYVEDALSNKESSGDSDSQKSSSLSLIRRNSPCSSSPKSSLVKLKTDKNIQPDLGKCHYSRSEETKPRSASDVGLRSMPRTGLKKEPGQSPSIRAKPIVRPKPFLNKADSQSQEKMDISTLRRQLRPTGQLRGGLKGSRSEESESPPHTAAENQDDPVRRSSADLITAPSRGIFCSSHPVKTEQENESKCFYVTTDSYQKVQDSEICFPAGVEVEVLEKQASGWWYLKYGDMEGWAPSHYLALPDNQRETTSAETDASFARNRKNENKSNSLEKIEKRVQALNTINQSKRATPPIPSKPPGGFSKPSGPVKMRNGVRQLAVRPQSVFVSPPPKDNNLSCSLRRNESLTTTDHLRTVRRNSSFSNAWSQPGDAKGKQPERSGTEGSETTSNLPTQRNGIPVSTVRPKPIEKSQFIHNNLKDIYVSIADYEGDEETAGFQEGVCMEVLERNPNGWWYCQIMNGVKPFKGWVPSNYLEKKN; via the exons GTTGGTGGTTTGTGAGCACAgcagaggagcagggctgggtccctgctACGTACCTGGAATCCCAAAATGGAACCAGAGATGACTCTGACATCAACACATCCAAACTTGGGGAAG TTTCTAAGCGACGCAAGGCTCACCTGAGACGCCTGGACCGGCGATGGACGCTAGGCGGGATAGTCAACAGGCAGCAGAGTCGAG AAGAGAAATATGTCACTATCCAGCCGTACGCCAGCCAGGGGAAGGATGAGATTGGGTTCGAAAAAGGGGTCACCGTGGAGGTCATCCAAAAGAACCTGGAAGGATGGTGGTACATAAG GTACCTAGGCAAAGAGGGCTGGGCCCCAGCTTCATACCTGAAGAAGGCTAAAGATGATCTTCCATCTAGGAAAAAGAACTTAACTGGGCCAGTGGAAATCATAGGAAACATCATGGAGATCAGTAACCTGCTGAACAAGAAATCATCCACTGACAAGGAAACTCAAGCAGAAAATGAGACTCCAGAAACCCATATCACCAAGAAGGAAATCAGTTTGCCCATCCTGTGCAATGACTCTAATGGCAATGCCATGATGACCCCAGACAAGCAGGCTTCCAAACTGGCCCAGGGATCCCCAGCCATAGCAAGGATAGCACCGCAAAGAGCTCAAATAA GTTCTCCAAATCTAAGAACAAGGCCGCCCCCACGAAGAGAATCCAGTCTG GGTTTTCAGTTGCCCAAACCACCAGAGCCACCCTCTGTAGAAGTGGAATACTACACCATTGCAGAGTTCCAGTCATGTATCTCTGATGGCATAAGCTTTCGTGGAGGACAAAAAGCAGAG GTTATAGAAAAGAACTCTGGCGGCTGGTGGTACGTGCAGAttggagagaaggaaggatggGCTCCAGCATCCTACATTGACAAAAGGAAGAAGCCTAATTTAAACAGAAGAACCAGTACTTTAACCCGCCCAAAAGTTcctcccccagcacctcccagtaaACCAAAAGACTCTGAAGAAGGAACAACTGCTGGAACAGTTTCTTCAGGAGATACCCAGGACTCTCCCCACAAGCTGAAATATGAAGAACCTGAGTATGATGTGCCTGCCTTTGGCTTTGACTCAGAGTGTGAAGTGAGTGAAAGTCATCGTGAAGAGGGCATTCCTGAAAAACGACTGTTTCAGCCCCTCAAGCCCTCTCCTGTGTCATCACTTCAGAAAGCAAAGTTCAAAGTAGGAGAGTCTTCAGAAGATGTTGCTCACGAAGAAGAGACCATCTATGAGAATGAGGGATTCAGGCGTTATGTGGAAGATGCTTTGTCCAATAAGGAATCTAGTGGAGACTCAGATTCTCAGAAAAGCTCCTCTCTCTCCTTGATCCGAAGGAATTCTCCTTGTTCCAGCTCTCCTAAATCATCACTTGTGAAgctcaaaacagacaaaaacatCCAGCCCGATCTTGGAAAATGTCACTATTCCAGGAGCGAGGAGACAAAACCAAGGTCAGCTTCAGATGTTGGCTTGCGTAGCATGCCAAGAACAGGCCTGAAGAAAGAGCCTGGGCAGAGTCCTTCCATTAGAGCAAAGCCAATCGTTAGGCCCAAACCCTTCCTGAACAAGGCAGACTCTCAGAGCCAAGAAAAGATGGATATCAGCACTTTAAGGCGTCAGCTGAGGCCAACTGGGCAACTCAGAGGTGGACTTAAAGGTTCAAGAAGTGAAGAATCTGAGAGCCCCCCACACACAGCTGCTGAGAACCAAGACGATCCTGTTAGGAGGAGCTCGGCTGATCTCATTACAGCTCCTTCCCGTGGCATTTTCTGCTCTAGCCATCCAGTCAAGACTGAGCAAGAAAATGAGTCCAAATGTTTCTATGTGACCACTGACTCATATCAAAAGGTACAGGATTCTGAAATTTGCTTCCCAGCAGGAGTAGAAGTAGAAGTGCTGGAAAAGCAAGCCAGTGGATGGTGGTACCTGAAATATGGAGACATGGAAGGCTGGGCTCCTTCCCATTATTTGGCTCTCCCTGATAACCAGCGAGAAACCACATCAGCAGAGACTGATGCCTCATTTGCCAggaacaggaaaaatgaaaacaagtcaAACAGTTTAGAGAAGATAGAGAAGAGGGTTCAGGCTTTGAACACCATCAACCAGAGCAAACGTGCAACACCACCCATCCCAAGCAAACCTCCTGGTGGTTTTTCAAAACCATCAGGGCCAGTCAAAATGAGGAATGGTGTAAGGCAGCTTGCTGTCCGGCCACAGTCAGTGTTTGTGTCTCCACCACCAAAGGATAACAACCTGTCATGCTCCTTGCGCAGAAATGAGTCTTTAACAACTACAGATCATCTTAGAACCGTCCGTCGGAATTCCTCCTTCAGCAACGCATGGTCACAGCCTGGTGATGCAAAGGGAAAGCAGCCTGAGCGGTCCGGTACAGAGGGCTCAGAGACCACCTCCAACCTCCCTACCCAGAGGAATGGGATTCCTGTGTCCACAGTCAGGCCAAAACCCATTGAGAAATCCCAGTTCATCCACAACAATCTCAAGGACATCTATGTTTCCATTGCAGACTATGAAGGGGATGAGGAGACTGCAGGGTTTCAGGAAGGTGTCTGCATGGAGGTCCTTGAAAGGAACCCAAATGGCTGGTGGTACTGCCAGATCATGAATGGTGTGAAGCCATTCAAAGGCTGGGTGCCCTCAAATTACTTGGAGAAAAAGAACTAA
- the SH3PXD2A gene encoding SH3 and PX domain-containing protein 2A isoform X5, translating to MILEQYVVVSNYEKQENSEISLQAGEVVDVIEKNESGWWFVSTAEEQGWVPATYLESQNGTRDDSDINTSKLGEVSKRRKAHLRRLDRRWTLGGIVNRQQSREEKYVTIQPYASQGKDEIGFEKGVTVEVIQKNLEGWWYIRYLGKEGWAPASYLKKAKDDLPSRKKNLTGPVEIIGNIMEISNLLNKKSSTDKETQAENETPETHITKKEISLPILCNDSNGNAMMTPDKQASKLAQGSPAIARIAPQRAQISSPNLRTRPPPRRESSLGFQLPKPPEPPSVEVEYYTIAEFQSCISDGISFRGGQKAEVIEKNSGGWWYVQIGEKEGWAPASYIDKRKKPNLNRRTSTLTRPKVPPPAPPSKPKDSEEGTTAGTVSSGDTQDSPHKLKYEEPEYDVPAFGFDSECEVSESHREEGIPEKRLFQPLKPSPVSSLQKAKFKVGESSEDVAHEEETIYENEGFRRYVEDALSNKESSGDSDSQKSSSLSLIRRNSPCSSSPKSSLVKLKTDKNIQPDLGKCHYSRSEETKPRSASDVGLRSMPRTGLKKEPGQSPSIRAKPIVRPKPFLNKADSQSQEKMDISTLRRQLRPTGQLRGGLKGSRSEESESPPHTAAENQDDPVRRSSADLITAPSRGIFCSSHPVKTEQENESKCFYVTTDSYQKVQDSEICFPAGVEVEVLEKQASGWWYLKYGDMEGWAPSHYLALPDNQRETTSAETDASFARNRKNENKSNSLEKIEKRVQALNTINQSKRATPPIPSKPPGGFSKPSGPVKMRNGVRQLAVRPQSVFVSPPPKDNNLSCSLRRNESLTTTDHLRTVRRNSSFSNAWSQPGDAKGKQPERSGTEGSETTSNLPTQRNGIPVSTVRPKPIEKSQFIHNNLKDIYVSIADYEGDEETAGFQEGVCMEVLERNPNGWWYCQIMNGVKPFKGWVPSNYLEKKN from the exons GTTGGTGGTTTGTGAGCACAgcagaggagcagggctgggtccctgctACGTACCTGGAATCCCAAAATGGAACCAGAGATGACTCTGACATCAACACATCCAAACTTGGGGAAG TTTCTAAGCGACGCAAGGCTCACCTGAGACGCCTGGACCGGCGATGGACGCTAGGCGGGATAGTCAACAGGCAGCAGAGTCGAG AAGAGAAATATGTCACTATCCAGCCGTACGCCAGCCAGGGGAAGGATGAGATTGGGTTCGAAAAAGGGGTCACCGTGGAGGTCATCCAAAAGAACCTGGAAGGATGGTGGTACATAAG GTACCTAGGCAAAGAGGGCTGGGCCCCAGCTTCATACCTGAAGAAGGCTAAAGATGATCTTCCATCTAGGAAAAAGAACTTAACTGGGCCAGTGGAAATCATAGGAAACATCATGGAGATCAGTAACCTGCTGAACAAGAAATCATCCACTGACAAGGAAACTCAAGCAGAAAATGAGACTCCAGAAACCCATATCACCAAGAAGGAAATCAGTTTGCCCATCCTGTGCAATGACTCTAATGGCAATGCCATGATGACCCCAGACAAGCAGGCTTCCAAACTGGCCCAGGGATCCCCAGCCATAGCAAGGATAGCACCGCAAAGAGCTCAAATAA GTTCTCCAAATCTAAGAACAAGGCCGCCCCCACGAAGAGAATCCAGTCTG GGTTTTCAGTTGCCCAAACCACCAGAGCCACCCTCTGTAGAAGTGGAATACTACACCATTGCAGAGTTCCAGTCATGTATCTCTGATGGCATAAGCTTTCGTGGAGGACAAAAAGCAGAG GTTATAGAAAAGAACTCTGGCGGCTGGTGGTACGTGCAGAttggagagaaggaaggatggGCTCCAGCATCCTACATTGACAAAAGGAAGAAGCCTAATTTAAACAGAAGAACCAGTACTTTAACCCGCCCAAAAGTTcctcccccagcacctcccagtaaACCAAAAGACTCTGAAGAAGGAACAACTGCTGGAACAGTTTCTTCAGGAGATACCCAGGACTCTCCCCACAAGCTGAAATATGAAGAACCTGAGTATGATGTGCCTGCCTTTGGCTTTGACTCAGAGTGTGAAGTGAGTGAAAGTCATCGTGAAGAGGGCATTCCTGAAAAACGACTGTTTCAGCCCCTCAAGCCCTCTCCTGTGTCATCACTTCAGAAAGCAAAGTTCAAAGTAGGAGAGTCTTCAGAAGATGTTGCTCACGAAGAAGAGACCATCTATGAGAATGAGGGATTCAGGCGTTATGTGGAAGATGCTTTGTCCAATAAGGAATCTAGTGGAGACTCAGATTCTCAGAAAAGCTCCTCTCTCTCCTTGATCCGAAGGAATTCTCCTTGTTCCAGCTCTCCTAAATCATCACTTGTGAAgctcaaaacagacaaaaacatCCAGCCCGATCTTGGAAAATGTCACTATTCCAGGAGCGAGGAGACAAAACCAAGGTCAGCTTCAGATGTTGGCTTGCGTAGCATGCCAAGAACAGGCCTGAAGAAAGAGCCTGGGCAGAGTCCTTCCATTAGAGCAAAGCCAATCGTTAGGCCCAAACCCTTCCTGAACAAGGCAGACTCTCAGAGCCAAGAAAAGATGGATATCAGCACTTTAAGGCGTCAGCTGAGGCCAACTGGGCAACTCAGAGGTGGACTTAAAGGTTCAAGAAGTGAAGAATCTGAGAGCCCCCCACACACAGCTGCTGAGAACCAAGACGATCCTGTTAGGAGGAGCTCGGCTGATCTCATTACAGCTCCTTCCCGTGGCATTTTCTGCTCTAGCCATCCAGTCAAGACTGAGCAAGAAAATGAGTCCAAATGTTTCTATGTGACCACTGACTCATATCAAAAGGTACAGGATTCTGAAATTTGCTTCCCAGCAGGAGTAGAAGTAGAAGTGCTGGAAAAGCAAGCCAGTGGATGGTGGTACCTGAAATATGGAGACATGGAAGGCTGGGCTCCTTCCCATTATTTGGCTCTCCCTGATAACCAGCGAGAAACCACATCAGCAGAGACTGATGCCTCATTTGCCAggaacaggaaaaatgaaaacaagtcaAACAGTTTAGAGAAGATAGAGAAGAGGGTTCAGGCTTTGAACACCATCAACCAGAGCAAACGTGCAACACCACCCATCCCAAGCAAACCTCCTGGTGGTTTTTCAAAACCATCAGGGCCAGTCAAAATGAGGAATGGTGTAAGGCAGCTTGCTGTCCGGCCACAGTCAGTGTTTGTGTCTCCACCACCAAAGGATAACAACCTGTCATGCTCCTTGCGCAGAAATGAGTCTTTAACAACTACAGATCATCTTAGAACCGTCCGTCGGAATTCCTCCTTCAGCAACGCATGGTCACAGCCTGGTGATGCAAAGGGAAAGCAGCCTGAGCGGTCCGGTACAGAGGGCTCAGAGACCACCTCCAACCTCCCTACCCAGAGGAATGGGATTCCTGTGTCCACAGTCAGGCCAAAACCCATTGAGAAATCCCAGTTCATCCACAACAATCTCAAGGACATCTATGTTTCCATTGCAGACTATGAAGGGGATGAGGAGACTGCAGGGTTTCAGGAAGGTGTCTGCATGGAGGTCCTTGAAAGGAACCCAAATGGCTGGTGGTACTGCCAGATCATGAATGGTGTGAAGCCATTCAAAGGCTGGGTGCCCTCAAATTACTTGGAGAAAAAGAACTAA